From a single Nocardioides sp. dk884 genomic region:
- a CDS encoding EamA family transporter, with the protein MVASKSSLWRVSPVGLVLVAIASVQLGAGVAKTIFDEVDPTTVVWLRLCASALVMLAIARPTLRGRDRHDWTTVLAFGATLGLMNWSFYQSFQRIPLGIAVTIEFVGPLVVAVLGSRRRRDLAWVGLAGVGVLLLGFERADLDPVGVAYALLAGACWGGYILMSAETGRRWPGLDGLAVASVVAAALIAPLALGRHAGDLDDARILLIGAVVGLLSSVIPYTCELIALRSMRPGVFGILLSIEPAAAALVGMVVLAEFLSPVQWLAVACVVAASIGATRSGRAPAEPVPD; encoded by the coding sequence GTGGTCGCCTCGAAGTCATCGCTGTGGAGGGTCTCCCCGGTGGGGCTGGTGCTGGTGGCGATCGCCTCGGTGCAGCTCGGCGCGGGCGTCGCCAAGACGATCTTCGACGAGGTGGACCCCACGACGGTGGTGTGGCTGCGCCTGTGCGCCAGCGCGCTGGTGATGCTCGCCATCGCCCGCCCGACGCTGCGCGGGCGCGACCGCCACGACTGGACGACGGTGCTGGCCTTCGGCGCGACGCTGGGGCTGATGAACTGGTCGTTCTACCAGTCCTTCCAGCGCATCCCGCTGGGCATCGCGGTGACGATCGAGTTCGTGGGCCCGCTGGTCGTCGCGGTGCTCGGCTCCCGGCGCCGGCGCGACCTCGCGTGGGTCGGGCTGGCCGGTGTCGGGGTGCTGCTGCTCGGGTTCGAGCGCGCGGACCTGGACCCGGTCGGCGTGGCCTACGCGCTGCTCGCCGGCGCGTGCTGGGGCGGCTACATCCTGATGAGCGCGGAGACCGGACGGCGCTGGCCCGGCCTGGACGGGCTCGCCGTCGCCAGCGTGGTCGCGGCGGCGCTGATCGCCCCGCTCGCGCTGGGCCGGCACGCGGGCGACCTCGACGACGCCCGGATCCTGCTGATCGGGGCGGTGGTCGGACTGCTGAGCTCGGTCATCCCCTACACCTGCGAGCTGATCGCGCTGCGCTCGATGCGGCCGGGGGTCTTCGGCATCCTGCTCAGCATCGAGCCCGCGGCCGCCGCGCTGGTCGGGATGGTGGTGCTGGCCGAGTTCCTCTCCCCCGTGCAGTGGCTGGCCGTGGCCTGCGTCGTGGCGGCGAGCATCGGGGCCACCCGCTCCGGCCGCGCTCCCGCCGAGCCGGTGCCGGACTGA
- a CDS encoding acetolactate synthase large subunit: protein MSEQITGAQSLVTSLEAAGVEHIFGIPGGAILPAYDPLMDSTIRHILVRHEQGAGHAAQGYATATGKVGVCMATSGPGATNLVTPLADAHMDSVPLVAITGQVGASLIGTDAFQEADIRGITMPITKHNFLVTDPAEIPQKIAEAFHLASTGRPGPVLVDVTKSALQAMTTFRWPTELHLPGYRPVTKPHAKQIREATKLILEARRPVLYVGGGTIRARAHRELRVLAELTGIPVVTTLMARGAFPDSHPQHLGMPGMHGTVAAVAGLQKSDLIISLGARFDDRVTGNLDSFAPGAKVIHADIDPAEIGKNRAVDVPIVGDCREVISDLVVALKAEADAGNTGDFEGWVDFVAGIKRRYALDYERPADGSLAPQYVLERLGKIAGPDSIYAAGVGQHQMWAAQFIGYEKPNTWLNSGGLGTMGYSVPAAMGAKVGMPDTTVWSIDGDGCFQMTNQELATCAIEGIPIKVAIINNESLGMVRQWQTLFYNERYSNTNLQRHGGPVRIPDFPKLAEAYGCVGLSCERPDDVDATIEKAMSINDAPVVVDFRVHRDAMVWPMVAAGTSNDDIKYARDLAPEFDEDDL from the coding sequence ATGAGCGAGCAGATCACCGGCGCGCAGAGCCTGGTCACGTCGCTGGAGGCGGCCGGGGTCGAGCACATCTTCGGGATCCCGGGCGGCGCGATCCTCCCGGCCTACGACCCGCTGATGGACTCCACCATCCGCCACATCCTCGTGCGCCACGAGCAGGGCGCCGGACACGCCGCGCAGGGCTACGCAACCGCGACCGGCAAGGTCGGCGTCTGCATGGCCACCTCCGGTCCGGGTGCGACCAACCTCGTGACGCCCCTCGCTGACGCCCACATGGACTCGGTCCCGCTGGTGGCGATCACCGGCCAGGTCGGTGCTTCCCTGATCGGCACCGACGCGTTCCAGGAAGCCGACATCCGCGGCATCACGATGCCGATCACCAAGCACAACTTCCTGGTGACCGACCCCGCCGAGATCCCGCAGAAGATCGCGGAGGCCTTCCACCTCGCCTCCACCGGTCGTCCCGGCCCGGTGCTGGTCGACGTCACGAAGTCCGCGTTGCAGGCGATGACCACCTTCCGCTGGCCCACCGAGCTGCACCTGCCGGGCTACCGGCCGGTGACCAAGCCGCACGCCAAGCAGATTCGCGAGGCCACCAAGCTCATCCTCGAGGCGCGCCGCCCGGTGCTGTACGTCGGCGGCGGCACCATCCGCGCCCGCGCCCACCGCGAGCTGCGGGTGCTCGCCGAGCTCACCGGCATCCCGGTCGTGACCACCCTGATGGCCCGGGGCGCCTTCCCCGACAGCCACCCGCAGCACCTCGGCATGCCGGGCATGCACGGCACCGTCGCCGCCGTGGCCGGTCTGCAGAAGAGCGACCTGATCATCAGCCTCGGCGCCCGCTTCGACGACCGCGTCACCGGCAACCTGGACTCCTTCGCGCCCGGCGCCAAGGTCATCCACGCCGACATCGACCCCGCCGAGATCGGCAAGAACCGCGCCGTCGACGTCCCGATCGTGGGCGACTGCCGCGAGGTCATCTCCGACCTGGTCGTCGCGCTCAAGGCCGAGGCCGACGCCGGCAACACCGGCGACTTCGAGGGCTGGGTCGACTTCGTCGCGGGCATCAAGCGCAGGTACGCCCTGGACTACGAGCGCCCTGCCGACGGCTCGCTGGCTCCGCAGTACGTGCTCGAGCGCCTCGGGAAGATCGCCGGCCCCGACTCGATCTACGCCGCGGGCGTGGGCCAGCACCAGATGTGGGCCGCGCAGTTCATCGGCTACGAGAAGCCCAACACCTGGCTGAACTCCGGCGGCCTCGGCACCATGGGCTACTCGGTGCCCGCCGCGATGGGCGCGAAGGTCGGCATGCCCGACACCACCGTGTGGTCCATCGACGGCGACGGCTGCTTCCAGATGACCAACCAGGAGCTCGCGACCTGCGCGATCGAGGGCATCCCGATCAAGGTCGCGATCATCAACAACGAGTCGCTGGGCATGGTGCGCCAGTGGCAGACGCTCTTCTACAACGAGCGCTACTCCAACACCAACCTCCAGCGCCACGGCGGCCCGGTGCGGATCCCCGACTTCCCCAAGCTCGCCGAGGCCTACGGCTGTGTGGGGCTGTCGTGCGAGCGTCCCGACGACGTCGACGCCACCATCGAGAAGGCGATGTCGATCAACGACGCGCCGGTCGTCGTGGACTTCCGCGTCCACCGCGACGCCATGGTGTGGCCGATGGTCGCGGCCGGTACGAGCAACGACGACATCAAGTACGCGCGCGACCTCGCGCCCGAGTTCGACGAGGACGACCTCTGA
- a CDS encoding kynureninase, with product MTTVTPGPAALDAADPLAAYRDRFVGAESPLVYFDGNSLGRPLRVTGPRLARFVDQEWGVRLIRGWDEDWLALPERIGDDLGRVCLGAAPGQSVIGDSTTVLLYKLVRAAVALRPGRSEIVLDRDNFPTDRYVAQGVAAECGLTLRWIETDPAGGVEPDQLAAVVGERTALVLLSHVAYRSAWLADAPRLTRIAHDAGALVLWDLCHSAGVVPVELDAWDVDLAVGCTYKYLNAGPGAPAFAYVARRLLEDDQHPFTQPVQGWIGAAESFAMGPDYRPAPGIRRVLSGTPPVLGMLALRDMLEVLEEAGIAAVRAKSVALTSYAAELGEELLGDLGVRLASPRDPDRRGGHVTLDHPLMREVTARLWCRDVLPDFREPHGLRLGLSPLSTSFAEVATGIEAVRHELEDLRR from the coding sequence GTGACCACCGTGACCCCCGGGCCCGCCGCCCTCGATGCCGCCGACCCGCTCGCGGCGTACCGGGACCGCTTCGTCGGGGCCGAGAGCCCGCTCGTCTACTTCGACGGCAACTCGCTGGGGCGCCCGCTGCGCGTCACCGGCCCGCGGCTCGCGCGCTTCGTGGACCAGGAGTGGGGCGTGCGGCTGATCCGGGGCTGGGACGAGGACTGGCTCGCGCTGCCCGAGCGCATCGGCGACGACCTGGGCCGCGTCTGCCTCGGCGCGGCGCCCGGCCAGAGCGTCATCGGGGACTCCACGACCGTGCTCCTCTACAAGCTGGTGCGGGCCGCTGTCGCGCTGCGCCCCGGGCGCAGCGAGATCGTGCTCGACCGTGACAACTTCCCGACCGACCGCTACGTCGCCCAGGGCGTCGCCGCGGAGTGCGGGCTGACGCTGCGCTGGATCGAGACCGACCCCGCCGGCGGCGTCGAGCCCGACCAGCTCGCCGCGGTGGTGGGGGAGCGCACCGCGCTGGTGCTGCTCAGCCACGTGGCCTACCGCTCGGCCTGGCTCGCCGACGCCCCGCGGCTGACCCGGATCGCCCACGACGCGGGCGCCCTGGTGCTGTGGGACCTGTGCCACTCCGCCGGCGTGGTCCCGGTCGAGCTCGACGCCTGGGACGTCGACCTGGCCGTGGGCTGCACCTACAAGTACCTCAACGCCGGCCCCGGCGCCCCGGCCTTCGCCTACGTCGCGCGCCGGCTGCTCGAGGACGACCAGCACCCCTTCACCCAGCCGGTGCAGGGCTGGATCGGCGCTGCCGAGTCCTTCGCGATGGGACCGGACTACCGCCCCGCGCCGGGGATCCGCCGGGTGCTGTCCGGCACGCCGCCGGTGCTCGGCATGCTCGCGCTCCGCGACATGCTCGAGGTCCTGGAGGAGGCCGGGATCGCGGCCGTGCGCGCCAAGTCCGTCGCGCTCACGTCGTACGCCGCGGAGCTGGGCGAGGAGCTGCTCGGCGACCTCGGGGTCCGGCTGGCCTCCCCGCGCGACCCCGACCGGCGCGGCGGCCACGTGACGCTCGACCACCCGCTGATGCGCGAGGTCACCGCGCGGCTGTGGTGCCGCGACGTGCTTCCGGACTTCCGCGAGCCGCACGGGCTGCGGTTGGGCCTCTCGCCGCTGTCGACGTCGTTCGCGGAGGTGGCGACCGGCATCGAGGCCGTTCGCCACGAGCTCGAGGACCTGCGACGCTGA
- a CDS encoding S66 family peptidase gives MRFPRPLRPGDTIGVAAPSSGVAPSFVPRLEVACAALKERGFDVRLGEHLVVHDGGVAGTAQQRAADLMAMLLDPAVAAVVPPWGGELAIQVLDDLDWDALAAAEPTWLVGYSDLTTVMLPLATRLGWASLHGANLLETPYDQPAGLVHWTDVLATAPGTPLTQRSPGRHKGPGFDDWEADPTTAGERELPVPGSWEVVGGGGVDVTGRLVGGCLEVLGPLVGTPYGDVPRLGRDLTEDGLVVYLEACEQDAFSICRTLHGMRMASWFEEAEAVLIGRTAAPDSPGLTQHEAVRDALGGLDLPLVLDVDFGHVWPYLPMVNGALARVVVDGERAEITQTWG, from the coding sequence ATGCGCTTCCCCCGCCCTCTCCGCCCCGGCGACACGATCGGCGTGGCCGCGCCGTCCTCGGGTGTCGCGCCCTCCTTCGTCCCGCGCCTCGAGGTCGCCTGCGCGGCGCTGAAGGAGCGCGGCTTCGACGTGCGCCTCGGCGAGCACCTCGTCGTCCACGACGGCGGGGTCGCCGGCACCGCGCAGCAGCGCGCCGCCGACCTGATGGCGATGCTGCTCGACCCCGCGGTCGCGGCCGTCGTACCCCCGTGGGGCGGGGAGCTGGCGATCCAGGTCCTCGACGACCTGGACTGGGACGCGCTCGCGGCCGCCGAGCCGACCTGGCTGGTCGGCTACAGCGACCTCACCACGGTGATGCTGCCGCTCGCGACCCGGCTGGGCTGGGCCAGCCTGCACGGCGCCAACCTGCTGGAGACCCCCTACGACCAGCCCGCCGGGCTGGTGCACTGGACCGACGTCCTGGCCACCGCGCCCGGCACCCCGCTCACCCAGCGCTCGCCGGGTCGCCACAAGGGCCCCGGCTTCGACGACTGGGAGGCGGACCCGACCACGGCGGGGGAGCGCGAGCTCCCGGTGCCCGGCTCCTGGGAGGTCGTCGGCGGTGGTGGCGTCGACGTGACCGGGCGCCTGGTCGGCGGTTGCCTGGAGGTGCTCGGGCCGCTGGTCGGCACGCCGTACGGCGACGTGCCGCGGCTGGGCCGCGACCTCACCGAGGACGGGCTGGTGGTCTACCTCGAGGCCTGCGAGCAGGACGCGTTCAGCATCTGCCGCACCCTGCACGGCATGCGGATGGCGAGCTGGTTCGAGGAGGCCGAGGCGGTGCTGATCGGCCGCACGGCGGCCCCCGACTCGCCCGGGCTCACCCAGCACGAGGCGGTGCGCGACGCGCTCGGCGGCCTCGACCTGCCGCTCGTGCTCGATGTGGACTTCGGGCACGTGTGGCCCTACCTGCCGATGGTGAACGGCGCCCTGGCGCGCGTGGTCGTCGACGGCGAGCGGGCCGAGATCACCCAGACCTGGGGCTGA
- a CDS encoding FUSC family protein yields the protein MLHRETLGRLGRVGRGVVEVRPHGDAHFVALRAAVSTLVPLVVLGVAGRLDLSMYAAFGAFTALYGRNHVHVPRLQMQLRLGALLTLVVGAGVLVGVSAERAWLAVPLAALLASACTLLSERQDWHPPGALFPVFAFTACASLESRPRDVAVALAVAGTSAVFAVVVGNIGAFWRDRRDAGPAWSGRPVPTRRPVQVRRFPRNGVAVLLAGTLATGVGIGHPYWAMVSAVVPLVARDFGAQLVRGTQRVLGTFLGLAVTGVLLALEPSAWVVIALIVTLQGGAELLIGRNYALALTCVTPLALLAVHLASAASDPWVLVVDRGVETVIGVAIGLLVGFLARPSAREIVRRRAIPG from the coding sequence ATGCTGCACCGCGAGACCCTCGGGCGTCTGGGGCGCGTCGGACGCGGGGTGGTCGAGGTCCGTCCCCACGGCGACGCCCACTTCGTCGCGCTGCGCGCCGCGGTCTCCACCCTGGTGCCGCTGGTGGTCCTCGGCGTGGCCGGGCGCCTCGACCTCAGTATGTACGCCGCGTTCGGCGCCTTCACCGCGCTCTACGGGCGCAACCACGTGCACGTGCCGCGCCTGCAGATGCAGCTGCGCCTCGGCGCGCTGCTGACCCTGGTCGTCGGGGCCGGCGTGCTGGTCGGGGTGTCCGCGGAGCGGGCCTGGCTGGCGGTGCCGCTGGCGGCGCTGCTGGCCTCGGCCTGCACGCTGCTCTCGGAGCGCCAGGACTGGCACCCGCCCGGGGCGCTGTTCCCGGTCTTCGCGTTCACCGCGTGCGCCTCGCTGGAGAGCCGGCCGCGCGACGTCGCCGTGGCGCTCGCGGTCGCCGGCACCAGCGCGGTGTTCGCCGTCGTGGTCGGCAACATCGGGGCCTTCTGGCGAGATCGCCGCGACGCCGGCCCGGCGTGGTCCGGGCGCCCCGTGCCCACCCGTCGCCCGGTGCAGGTGCGACGGTTTCCGCGCAACGGCGTCGCCGTGCTCCTCGCCGGCACCCTGGCCACCGGGGTCGGCATCGGCCATCCCTACTGGGCGATGGTCTCCGCGGTGGTGCCGCTGGTCGCGCGCGACTTCGGCGCCCAGCTGGTGCGGGGCACCCAGCGCGTGCTCGGCACCTTCCTCGGCCTGGCGGTCACCGGTGTGCTGCTGGCGCTGGAGCCCTCCGCGTGGGTGGTGATCGCGCTGATCGTCACCCTCCAGGGAGGTGCCGAGCTGCTGATCGGGCGCAACTACGCGCTCGCCCTCACCTGCGTGACGCCGCTGGCGCTGCTGGCCGTGCACCTCGCGAGCGCGGCGAGCGACCCGTGGGTCCTGGTCGTCGACCGCGGCGTCGAGACCGTGATCGGCGTGGCCATCGGCCTGCTCGTCGGCTTCCTCGCCCGGCCCAGCGCGCGGGAGATCGTGCGCCGCCGCGCCATCCCCGGCTGA
- a CDS encoding VOC family protein has protein sequence MSRPSEEDRRVLGGREVAAAGLSDWVLLTGVLHARFRTPDYATGLALVAQVGAAAVAADHHPDLALRYAELDVRLSSHDVGGVTARDLRLAREISVAAARAGARPSVVDLSVVEVALDTSDVALVRPFWAAVLGYTDREGTPHGGADEVRDPHDTGPSLWFQEAGPDPAPPAQRFHLDVWVAPEAVEARIRAALAAGGTLHSDAEAPAYWVLADPQGNKACLCTWQAR, from the coding sequence GTGAGCCGGCCGAGCGAGGAGGACCGCCGGGTGCTGGGCGGTCGCGAGGTCGCGGCCGCGGGGTTGTCGGACTGGGTGCTGCTGACCGGTGTGCTGCACGCCCGCTTCCGCACCCCCGACTACGCCACCGGCCTCGCCCTGGTCGCCCAGGTCGGTGCCGCCGCGGTGGCCGCCGACCACCACCCCGACCTCGCGCTGCGCTACGCCGAGCTCGACGTGCGCCTCTCCAGCCACGACGTCGGCGGGGTCACCGCGCGCGACCTCCGGCTGGCCCGCGAGATCAGCGTGGCCGCGGCCCGGGCCGGTGCCCGGCCGTCCGTGGTCGACCTCTCCGTCGTCGAGGTCGCCCTGGACACCTCCGACGTGGCGCTGGTGCGGCCGTTCTGGGCGGCGGTGCTGGGCTACACCGATCGCGAGGGCACCCCGCACGGCGGTGCCGACGAGGTCCGCGACCCGCACGACACCGGGCCGTCGCTGTGGTTCCAGGAGGCCGGGCCCGACCCGGCGCCGCCCGCGCAGCGCTTCCACCTCGACGTGTGGGTGGCGCCGGAAGCGGTGGAGGCCCGCATCCGCGCCGCGCTCGCGGCCGGCGGCACGCTGCACAGCGACGCCGAGGCCCCGGCGTACTGGGTGCTCGCCGACCCGCAGGGCAACAAGGCGTGCCTGTGCACCTGGCAGGCCCGCTGA
- a CDS encoding VOC family protein — protein MDPRISFITLAVADLEASRAFYVDGLGWRPELHVPGEVLMLAAGDRLVFSLWQRAHFEAEVGAIATGPGVAPFTLSHNVATEAEVDAVLAEARAAGADPVEAAQRREWGGWTGYFADPDGHRWEIATNPGPIGQRVLP, from the coding sequence ATGGACCCACGGATCAGCTTCATCACCCTGGCGGTCGCCGATCTCGAGGCGAGCCGGGCGTTCTACGTCGACGGCCTCGGGTGGCGCCCCGAGCTGCACGTGCCCGGCGAGGTGCTGATGCTCGCGGCCGGCGATCGGCTGGTGTTCTCGCTGTGGCAGCGCGCGCACTTCGAGGCCGAGGTCGGCGCGATCGCGACCGGGCCCGGGGTGGCGCCGTTCACGCTGTCGCACAACGTCGCCACCGAGGCCGAGGTCGACGCGGTGCTCGCCGAGGCGCGCGCGGCGGGCGCCGACCCGGTGGAGGCCGCGCAGCGGCGCGAGTGGGGCGGGTGGACCGGCTACTTCGCCGACCCCGACGGACACCGCTGGGAGATCGCCACCAACCCCGGCCCGATCGGTCAGCGGGTGCTGCCGTGA
- a CDS encoding WD40/YVTN/BNR-like repeat-containing protein, whose product MATVLMVGTRKGLWIGRSDDERREWDFTGPHFDMEEVYSCLIDTRGPRPRLLAGASSSWLGPQVRRSDDLGATWEATPGSVRFPEAYDASVERIWQLVAGTEPGVVWAGTEPGAVWRSADAGETFALVEGLWNHPHRTQWDAGYGGQAFHTVLPHPTDPGSVTTAISTGGVYQSSDGGASWAPRNVGIKAEFMPGEVQYPEFGQCVHKVARHPSRPERMFLQNHGGVYRSEDHGASWHSIADGLPSDFGFPVVVHPHDPDTVYVFPLGQAWARYPVDARPLVWRSPDAGESWEPLGKGLPEQLWVGVMRDAMCTDDHPSAGVYVGARNGAVWASADSGETWGPVVANLPDVMCVRAAAV is encoded by the coding sequence ATGGCGACGGTGCTGATGGTGGGGACCCGCAAGGGGCTGTGGATCGGGCGTTCGGACGACGAGCGCCGGGAGTGGGACTTCACCGGCCCGCACTTCGACATGGAGGAGGTGTACTCCTGCCTCATCGACACCCGTGGCCCCCGGCCACGGCTGCTCGCCGGCGCCTCGTCGAGCTGGCTGGGCCCGCAGGTGCGGCGCTCCGACGACCTCGGGGCGACCTGGGAGGCGACCCCCGGGTCGGTGCGCTTCCCGGAGGCCTACGACGCCTCGGTCGAGCGGATCTGGCAGCTCGTGGCCGGCACCGAGCCCGGGGTGGTCTGGGCCGGCACGGAGCCGGGTGCGGTCTGGCGCTCGGCGGACGCCGGCGAGACCTTCGCCCTCGTGGAGGGGCTGTGGAACCACCCGCACCGCACCCAGTGGGACGCCGGGTACGGCGGCCAGGCCTTCCACACCGTGCTGCCGCACCCCACCGACCCCGGGTCGGTGACGACGGCGATCTCCACCGGCGGGGTCTACCAGTCCTCCGACGGCGGCGCCTCCTGGGCGCCGCGCAACGTCGGCATCAAGGCCGAGTTCATGCCCGGCGAGGTGCAGTACCCCGAGTTCGGTCAGTGCGTCCACAAGGTGGCGCGGCACCCCTCGCGACCGGAGCGGATGTTCCTGCAGAACCATGGCGGGGTCTACCGCTCCGAGGACCACGGCGCCAGCTGGCACTCGATCGCCGACGGGCTGCCGAGCGACTTCGGCTTCCCGGTGGTCGTGCACCCTCACGACCCGGACACCGTCTACGTCTTCCCGCTCGGCCAGGCCTGGGCCCGCTACCCCGTCGACGCGCGCCCGCTGGTGTGGCGCTCCCCGGATGCGGGGGAGAGCTGGGAGCCGCTCGGCAAGGGGCTGCCCGAGCAGCTGTGGGTCGGGGTGATGCGCGATGCGATGTGCACCGACGACCACCCGTCCGCCGGGGTGTACGTCGGCGCGCGCAACGGCGCGGTCTGGGCCTCGGCGGACTCGGGGGAGACCTGGGGCCCGGTGGTGGCCAACCTCCCCGACGTGATGTGCGTGCGGGCCGCCGCGGTGTGA
- the ilvD gene encoding dihydroxy-acid dehydratase, giving the protein MTEHDMKPRSRDVTDGLERAAARGMLRAVGMGDDDFAKPQIGVASSWNEITPCNLSLDRLAKAVKNGVHAAGGFPLEFGTISVSDGISMGHEGMHFSLVSREVIADSVEVVMSAERLDGSVLLAGCDKSLPGMLMAAARLDLSSVFLYAGSTMPGQVDGKDVTIIDAFEAVGACLAGKISREEVDRIERAICPGEGACGGMYTANTMASVAEAIGMSLPGSAAPPAVDRRRDGFAHRSGEAVVNLLKHGITARQIMTKEAFENAITVVMALGGSTNAVLHLLAIAREAEVDLTIDDFNRVGEKVPHLADLKPFGRFVMTDVDRIGGIPVVMKALLDAGLMHGDCLTVTGKTMAENLAELNPRALDGDVIRTLDKPIHATGGLTILKGSLAPEGAVVKSAGFDDTVFEGTARVFDGEQAAMDALAAGQVQARDVVVIRYEGPKGGPGMREMLAITGAIKGAGLGKDVLLVTDGRFSGGTTGLCVGHIAPEAVDGGPIAFVRDGDPIILDVVNRTLDVRIDDEELARRQDGWEPRAPKYTRGVLGKYARTVQSAAHGAVTS; this is encoded by the coding sequence ATGACCGAGCACGACATGAAGCCCCGTTCCCGCGACGTCACGGACGGCCTCGAGCGTGCCGCCGCCCGCGGGATGCTGCGGGCCGTCGGCATGGGTGACGACGACTTCGCCAAGCCCCAGATCGGCGTCGCGTCGAGCTGGAACGAGATCACCCCCTGCAACCTCTCCCTCGACCGGCTGGCCAAGGCGGTCAAGAACGGCGTGCACGCGGCGGGCGGCTTCCCGCTCGAGTTCGGCACCATCTCGGTCTCCGACGGCATCTCCATGGGCCACGAGGGCATGCACTTCTCGTTGGTCTCCCGCGAGGTCATCGCCGACTCGGTCGAGGTCGTGATGAGCGCCGAGCGCCTCGACGGCTCCGTGCTGCTCGCCGGTTGCGACAAGTCGCTGCCCGGCATGCTGATGGCGGCGGCGCGCCTCGACCTCTCCAGCGTCTTCCTCTACGCCGGCTCCACGATGCCCGGCCAGGTCGACGGCAAGGACGTCACGATCATCGACGCCTTCGAGGCCGTCGGTGCCTGCCTGGCCGGCAAGATCAGCCGTGAGGAGGTCGACCGCATCGAGCGGGCGATCTGCCCCGGCGAGGGTGCCTGCGGCGGCATGTACACCGCCAACACGATGGCCTCGGTCGCCGAGGCGATCGGCATGTCGCTGCCCGGCTCCGCCGCGCCGCCGGCGGTCGACCGTCGTCGTGACGGCTTCGCGCACCGCTCCGGCGAGGCAGTGGTCAACCTGCTCAAGCACGGCATCACCGCCCGCCAGATCATGACCAAGGAGGCGTTCGAGAACGCCATCACCGTGGTCATGGCGCTGGGCGGCTCGACCAACGCCGTCCTGCACCTGCTCGCGATCGCTCGCGAGGCCGAGGTCGACCTCACCATCGATGACTTCAACCGCGTCGGCGAGAAGGTCCCGCACCTCGCCGACCTCAAGCCGTTCGGCCGCTTCGTGATGACCGACGTGGACCGCATCGGCGGCATCCCGGTGGTCATGAAGGCGCTGCTGGACGCCGGCCTCATGCACGGCGACTGCCTCACCGTGACCGGCAAGACGATGGCGGAGAACCTCGCCGAGCTGAACCCGCGCGCGCTCGACGGCGACGTCATCCGCACCCTCGACAAGCCGATCCACGCGACCGGCGGACTCACGATCCTCAAGGGCTCGCTGGCTCCCGAGGGCGCCGTGGTCAAGAGCGCCGGCTTCGACGACACCGTCTTCGAGGGCACTGCCCGGGTCTTCGACGGCGAGCAGGCCGCGATGGACGCGCTGGCCGCCGGCCAGGTCCAGGCCCGCGACGTGGTCGTGATCCGCTACGAGGGCCCCAAGGGCGGCCCCGGCATGCGCGAGATGCTCGCGATCACCGGCGCCATCAAGGGCGCGGGCCTCGGCAAGGACGTGCTCCTCGTGACCGACGGCCGCTTCTCCGGCGGCACCACCGGCCTGTGCGTGGGCCACATCGCGCCCGAGGCCGTCGACGGCGGCCCGATCGCGTTCGTCCGCGACGGTGACCCGATCATCCTCGACGTCGTGAACCGCACCCTCGACGTGCGCATCGACGACGAGGAGCTCGCCCGTCGCCAGGACGGCTGGGAGCCGCGCGCCCCGAAGTACACCCGCGGGGTGCTCGGCAAGTACGCCCGCACGGTGCAGTCCGCCGCGCACGGCGCCGTCACCAGCTGA